In Nocardia asteroides, the following proteins share a genomic window:
- a CDS encoding MOSC domain-containing protein — protein sequence MRVGDTGRVEAVCVVHAEIEVRTRVGRTAIDKRPVDGRVAVRVLGLAGDHVCDTTNHGGEHQAVYAYAEADAARWASELDRELPVGWFGENLRVSGLPLSDAVLGARLAIGDTLLEVSAPRVPCSTFQQWAGEPQWVKRFTLQSDTGTYFRVLTEGTIGAGDEARVVHVPAHGITVRDVFTGADPALLERLRTEEPTISDDIVMQIDRHSRRNRTDLTVEARP from the coding sequence ATGCGCGTCGGGGACACCGGCCGGGTCGAGGCCGTGTGTGTCGTGCACGCCGAAATCGAGGTGCGGACCAGGGTCGGGCGCACCGCCATCGACAAGCGTCCGGTCGACGGGCGCGTCGCGGTGCGGGTCCTCGGCCTGGCAGGCGACCACGTCTGCGACACCACCAACCACGGCGGCGAACACCAGGCCGTCTACGCCTACGCCGAGGCCGACGCCGCCCGCTGGGCGAGCGAGCTGGACCGCGAGCTGCCGGTCGGCTGGTTCGGCGAGAACCTGCGGGTGAGCGGCCTGCCGCTCAGCGACGCGGTGCTCGGCGCGCGCCTGGCGATCGGCGACACCCTGCTCGAGGTCAGCGCGCCCCGGGTGCCCTGTTCGACCTTCCAGCAGTGGGCGGGCGAACCGCAGTGGGTGAAGCGCTTCACGCTGCAATCCGACACCGGCACCTACTTCCGCGTGCTCACCGAGGGCACGATCGGCGCGGGCGACGAGGCCAGGGTGGTGCACGTGCCCGCGCACGGCATCACCGTGCGCGACGTGTTCACCGGCGCCGACCCCGCGCTGCTGGAACGGCTGCGCACCGAGGAGCCCACCATCTCCGACGACATCGTGATGCAGATCGACCGGCACAGCCGCCGCAACCGCACCGATCTCACCGTGGAGGCCAGGCCATGA
- the ygfZ gene encoding CAF17-like 4Fe-4S cluster assembly/insertion protein YgfZ, whose protein sequence is MSVVVAPSPVLHTPGAVAGAPGSPDAAVAWHYGDPFGEQKAAEQRVAVVDRSHRALATITGAERLSWLHTISSQHIATLADGHSAENLDLDLNGRVLHHFVLTDLDGTVWFDTEAERGPELLSFLQKMVFWADAKPEAAPEYAVLSLLGPEATGLLDTLGVTAPAQVYAAVALPGGGFVRRMPWPSADSFDLIVPRAELTTWWGRLTEAGAKPAGMWAFEALRVAALRPRIGVDTDERTIPHEARWIGGVDEHGAVHLNKGCYRGQETVARVHNLGKPPRNLVLLHLDGSADERPATGDDVTAGGRAVGRLGTVVDHYELGPIALALIKRSVPAGTELVAGTMAAAIDPDSVPADDGVQAGRAAVDRLRGR, encoded by the coding sequence GTGTCGGTGGTCGTCGCCCCCAGTCCTGTTCTCCACACTCCGGGTGCCGTCGCGGGCGCACCAGGGTCCCCTGATGCCGCCGTCGCCTGGCATTACGGCGATCCGTTCGGCGAGCAGAAGGCCGCCGAGCAGCGCGTCGCGGTGGTCGATCGCTCCCATCGCGCCCTCGCCACCATCACCGGCGCCGAGCGGCTGAGCTGGCTGCACACCATCTCCAGCCAGCACATCGCCACGCTGGCCGACGGGCACAGCGCCGAGAACCTGGACCTCGATCTCAACGGCCGGGTACTGCACCACTTCGTGCTCACCGACCTCGACGGCACCGTCTGGTTCGACACCGAGGCCGAGCGCGGGCCCGAGCTGCTGTCGTTCCTGCAGAAGATGGTCTTCTGGGCCGACGCCAAGCCGGAAGCCGCGCCGGAGTACGCCGTGCTGAGCCTGCTCGGCCCCGAGGCGACCGGGCTGCTGGACACTCTCGGTGTCACCGCACCGGCACAGGTCTACGCCGCCGTCGCGCTGCCCGGGGGCGGATTCGTCCGGCGGATGCCGTGGCCGAGCGCCGACTCCTTCGACCTGATCGTCCCCCGGGCCGAACTCACCACCTGGTGGGGCAGGCTCACCGAGGCGGGCGCGAAGCCCGCGGGCATGTGGGCCTTCGAGGCGCTGCGGGTGGCCGCGCTGCGCCCGCGCATCGGCGTCGACACCGACGAGCGCACCATCCCGCACGAGGCCCGCTGGATCGGCGGCGTCGACGAGCACGGCGCGGTGCACCTGAACAAGGGCTGCTACCGCGGCCAGGAGACGGTCGCCCGGGTGCACAACCTGGGCAAGCCGCCGCGCAACCTGGTGCTGCTGCACCTGGACGGCTCGGCCGACGAGCGCCCGGCCACCGGCGACGACGTCACCGCGGGTGGCCGCGCGGTGGGCAGGCTCGGCACCGTCGTGGACCACTACGAACTCGGCCCGATCGCGCTGGCTTTGATCAAGCGCTCGGTCCCCGCGGGCACCGAGCTGGTGGCGGGCACCATGGCCGCCGCCATCGACCCCGATTCGGTCCCCGCCGACGACGGCGTGCAGGCGGGCCGGGCGGCCGTCGACCGGCTGCGCGGGCGATGA
- a CDS encoding aminodeoxychorismate lyase, with product MGERVLVTLDGAVADANAPLLYADDIGALRGDGVFETILVRGGTATALEFHLARLRRSAQALDLPEPGLSKWRAAVELACKEWGADEEGMLRLIYTRGRDSEYDAPAGLAATEPKPTAYVLVSPVPARVATARAEGVKVMSLARGISTDLAQAAPWQLLGAKTLSYATNMAALRFARRMGAEDVIFHSTEHRVLEGPRSTVVIARDKQLITPPAKSGVLPGVTQRSLFAVAEKQGWECKYQSLFTADLFDCDSIWLLSSITLAARVNQLDGVRMSAPDNAQEIIDMVDLGIERPGTIGDW from the coding sequence ATGGGAGAACGGGTACTTGTGACACTCGACGGCGCGGTCGCTGATGCGAACGCGCCGTTGCTTTATGCCGACGACATCGGCGCCTTGCGCGGCGACGGCGTCTTCGAAACGATTTTGGTGCGCGGCGGCACGGCGACCGCGCTGGAATTCCACCTGGCGCGGCTGCGCCGGTCCGCGCAGGCGCTGGATCTGCCGGAGCCCGGCCTGTCCAAGTGGCGGGCCGCGGTGGAACTCGCGTGCAAGGAATGGGGCGCCGACGAAGAGGGCATGCTGCGGCTGATCTACACCCGCGGCCGCGACTCCGAATACGACGCGCCCGCCGGGCTGGCCGCGACCGAACCCAAGCCCACCGCCTACGTACTCGTCTCCCCGGTCCCGGCGCGGGTCGCCACCGCGCGCGCCGAAGGCGTGAAGGTGATGTCGCTGGCCCGCGGCATCTCGACCGACCTCGCGCAGGCGGCCCCCTGGCAACTGCTCGGCGCCAAGACGCTGTCCTACGCGACCAATATGGCCGCGCTGCGCTTCGCCCGCCGGATGGGCGCCGAGGACGTGATCTTCCACAGCACCGAGCATCGGGTGCTCGAGGGCCCGCGCTCGACCGTGGTGATCGCCCGCGACAAGCAGCTCATCACCCCGCCCGCCAAGAGCGGTGTGCTGCCCGGCGTCACCCAGCGTTCGCTGTTCGCGGTCGCGGAGAAGCAGGGCTGGGAGTGCAAGTACCAGTCGCTGTTCACCGCCGACCTGTTCGACTGCGACAGCATCTGGCTGCTGTCGAGCATCACCCTGGCGGCGCGGGTGAATCAGCTCGACGGCGTGCGGATGTCGGCACCGGACAACGCGCAGGAGATCATCGACATGGTGGATCTGGGGATCGAGCGGCCGGGGACCATCGGCGACTGGTGA